Proteins encoded within one genomic window of Candidatus Thiodiazotropha endoloripes:
- a CDS encoding SHOCT domain-containing protein produces the protein MHDGFGFGVSGGFMWLFWIGLIILIIWAVKATASGKSTPSERHKSAIEILKERYANGEIDREEFEQKRKDLTS, from the coding sequence ATGCATGACGGATTTGGATTCGGAGTTAGCGGAGGCTTCATGTGGCTGTTCTGGATTGGATTGATTATTCTCATAATCTGGGCTGTGAAAGCGACAGCTAGCGGCAAGAGTACACCTTCAGAACGGCATAAGTCAGCGATAGAAATACTCAAGGAGCGTTATGCCAATGGCGAGATTGATCGAGAGGAATTCGAACAGAAGCGTAAAGACTTAACCAGTTGA
- a CDS encoding DUF4399 domain-containing protein: protein MNNKLHPFISLILLMVPLTITAHTPPPGAQVFFIGIKDGAVVDSPFKVRFGIKGFGITPAGTKGKIRHLAGHHHLLINVDQLPDLDSPIPRDEAHLHFDNGETEAVLDLPPGTHTLQLLLGDEDHEPQDPALMSEKITVRVK, encoded by the coding sequence ATGAACAATAAATTACATCCCTTCATCAGCCTGATACTGCTGATGGTGCCACTCACGATCACAGCCCACACGCCACCGCCTGGTGCCCAGGTCTTTTTCATCGGCATCAAGGACGGTGCGGTGGTCGACAGCCCCTTCAAGGTCAGGTTCGGTATCAAGGGCTTCGGTATCACACCGGCAGGTACGAAAGGCAAGATCCGCCACCTGGCGGGGCATCACCACCTGTTGATCAATGTGGATCAACTGCCCGATCTGGACAGTCCCATTCCCCGAGATGAGGCCCATCTGCATTTCGACAACGGTGAGACGGAAGCGGTACTGGACCTGCCACCCGGCACCCACACCCTGCAACTGCTGTTAGGAGACGAAGACCACGAACCGCAAGATCCGGCGCTGATGTCAGAGAAGATCACTGTGAGAGTTAAGTAA
- a CDS encoding DUF411 domain-containing protein → MAKKQAERLKQTVTRTTLAGSLLVGVMLLIGGLLLDQRPAKADDVVVYKSPTCGCCKAWVSHLRENGFKVTVHDRRNMDPIKRKMGVPRRLQSCHTAQVGEYVIEGHVPAADIVRLLREKPLVKGLTAPGMPMGSPGMEGPRKDPYEVLTFQPDGKTSVYARHNQ, encoded by the coding sequence ATGGCAAAGAAACAAGCAGAGAGATTAAAGCAAACCGTTACCCGCACAACACTGGCAGGTTCACTCCTTGTGGGAGTGATGCTGCTTATCGGGGGACTGTTACTCGATCAGCGACCTGCAAAGGCTGACGATGTGGTTGTCTACAAAAGCCCGACCTGCGGATGCTGTAAAGCGTGGGTCAGCCACCTGCGGGAGAATGGATTTAAGGTCACCGTCCACGACAGGCGCAATATGGACCCCATCAAGCGCAAAATGGGTGTTCCCCGGCGGCTACAGTCCTGTCACACCGCACAAGTGGGTGAGTACGTGATAGAAGGTCACGTGCCCGCCGCCGATATCGTCCGTTTGTTACGGGAGAAACCACTGGTTAAGGGACTGACTGCACCCGGCATGCCCATGGGTTCTCCGGGAATGGAAGGGCCGAGAAAAGATCCCTATGAGGTACTGACGTTTCAGCCGGATGGAAAGACAAGTGTTTATGCCCGTCACAATCAGTAG
- a CDS encoding copper resistance system multicopper oxidase, whose protein sequence is MSENHNSIHNGGGFNLSRRRFVKGLALGGAFTGLGFGGSVFAATMKQARPLALRGTEFDLTLAEQAVNFTGAPRVATTVNGSLPAPLLRWRVGDTVTLRVTNLLPETSSIHWHGIILPSAMDGVPGIADDFQGIRSGETFIYRFPVTQSGTYWYHSHSGFQEQTGLYGPIIIDPRESDPVEYDRDYVVMLSDWTDEDPNDVYRKLKKLSHYYNFNERTHADLVRDLKAKGLKATWNDRKMWNRMRMSQRDLSDVTGYTYTFLTNGFTPAEGWSGLFRKGEKVRLRFINGSAMTFFDVRIPGLKMTVVAADGQNLEPVTVDEFRLGVAETYDVIVEPKHDMAYTIFAQDIARTGFARATLTPDPSMAAEIPEMDPVPDLGHNDMGMGVHGMEHAGHDMSAMNHAQHQMPDGQMMSGMDHSKHQMPNAQMMPGMDHSQHQRTMSGGVDKATLKPNPSDFTAGPVTHAMTEYGPHVDMRADAPQYRLDDPGVGLRNNSRRVLTYADLRNLRVSADLREPDREIELHLTGNMGRYMWSINGVKHADAEPLRWKLGERLRITFINDSMMNHPMHLHGMWSDLETGDNNFLPRKHTVVVQPGSRISYRVTVDAEGGWAYHCHLLYHMLGMFRTVIVS, encoded by the coding sequence ATGAGTGAGAATCATAATTCCATACATAACGGTGGTGGTTTTAATTTGTCACGCCGCCGCTTTGTCAAAGGTCTGGCCTTGGGCGGCGCCTTCACTGGGCTTGGCTTCGGTGGATCTGTGTTCGCTGCCACCATGAAACAAGCGAGACCACTAGCGCTACGGGGTACCGAATTCGACTTAACCCTGGCAGAACAGGCAGTCAACTTCACCGGGGCTCCCCGTGTTGCCACCACAGTGAACGGCTCCCTGCCAGCGCCGCTCCTACGCTGGCGCGTCGGTGATACGGTCACCCTTCGGGTGACCAATCTGCTGCCGGAAACCAGCTCCATCCACTGGCACGGTATCATCCTACCGAGCGCCATGGATGGCGTACCGGGTATCGCCGATGACTTTCAGGGTATCCGCTCCGGAGAGACTTTCATCTACCGTTTCCCAGTGACTCAGAGCGGTACCTACTGGTATCACAGCCACTCCGGTTTCCAGGAACAGACTGGTCTTTACGGTCCCATCATTATCGATCCCCGTGAATCGGATCCTGTCGAATACGACCGGGATTATGTGGTGATGTTATCCGACTGGACGGACGAAGACCCCAACGATGTCTACCGCAAGCTGAAGAAACTCAGCCACTACTACAACTTCAATGAGCGCACCCATGCCGATCTGGTGAGGGATTTAAAGGCAAAGGGACTGAAAGCCACCTGGAACGACCGCAAGATGTGGAATCGGATGCGTATGAGCCAGCGCGATCTCTCCGATGTCACCGGATATACATATACCTTCCTTACCAACGGCTTCACACCAGCTGAAGGCTGGAGCGGCCTGTTCAGAAAGGGCGAAAAAGTGCGTCTGCGCTTCATCAACGGATCTGCCATGACCTTTTTCGATGTTCGGATACCCGGCCTGAAAATGACGGTGGTGGCTGCTGACGGACAGAACCTCGAGCCGGTTACGGTAGATGAGTTCCGTCTCGGCGTAGCGGAGACCTACGATGTCATCGTTGAACCCAAACACGACATGGCCTACACGATTTTCGCCCAGGACATTGCACGCACCGGCTTCGCTCGGGCTACGCTGACACCGGACCCATCGATGGCCGCTGAGATTCCCGAAATGGATCCGGTGCCCGATCTCGGTCACAACGACATGGGCATGGGTGTGCACGGCATGGAACACGCGGGGCATGACATGAGCGCGATGAATCACGCCCAGCATCAGATGCCCGATGGGCAGATGATGTCGGGTATGGACCACAGTAAGCATCAGATGCCCAATGCACAGATGATGCCCGGCATGGATCACAGCCAGCATCAGAGGACGATGAGTGGTGGAGTGGATAAAGCAACGCTTAAGCCCAATCCCTCCGATTTCACAGCAGGTCCTGTCACCCATGCGATGACCGAATATGGTCCCCACGTCGATATGCGCGCCGACGCACCCCAATACCGGCTGGATGATCCCGGCGTCGGTCTGCGCAATAATAGTCGTCGTGTATTGACCTATGCTGATTTGCGCAACCTGCGGGTCTCAGCCGATCTGCGCGAGCCAGACCGGGAGATCGAACTTCACCTCACCGGCAACATGGGACGCTACATGTGGTCGATCAACGGGGTCAAGCATGCCGACGCCGAGCCCTTGCGCTGGAAGCTAGGCGAGCGCCTGCGTATCACTTTCATCAACGACTCCATGATGAACCATCCGATGCATTTACACGGCATGTGGAGCGACCTGGAGACGGGCGACAACAACTTCCTTCCGCGTAAACACACGGTGGTTGTGCAGCCAGGATCGCGTATCAGTTACCGGGTAACCGTGGACGCTGAAGGGGGATGGGCCTACCACTGCCATCTTCTCTACCACATGCTCGGTATGTTCCGCACCGTGATCGTCAGTTGA
- a CDS encoding copper resistance protein B: protein MKRTTLFLLAMALSLPLFAGGKDDPLVYKVMIDQLETRITDGSNPLVLEADAWVGYDLHKFWFKTDVERVDGETEEAEIQLLYSRAISPFWDIQAGWRRDIKPKPDRDYLTLAFKGLAPYLFEVDAGLFIGESGRINARLDAEYEYMLTQKWVLSPELSMNLYSKDDEERGIGSGLSDMSLGLRLRYEIRREFAPYIGVNWRKQFGDTADFTEAEDEDTSDTQFVVGIRAWF from the coding sequence ATGAAAAGAACAACACTATTCCTTTTGGCGATGGCTCTGTCGCTACCGCTGTTTGCCGGTGGTAAGGACGATCCGCTGGTCTACAAAGTGATGATCGATCAGTTGGAGACCCGCATTACCGACGGCTCCAATCCTTTGGTGCTTGAGGCGGACGCGTGGGTTGGTTACGACCTGCATAAATTCTGGTTCAAAACCGATGTGGAGCGAGTAGACGGCGAAACCGAGGAGGCGGAAATACAACTCCTATACAGTCGTGCGATCTCACCATTCTGGGATATCCAGGCCGGCTGGCGCCGCGATATCAAACCGAAGCCGGATCGGGACTATCTGACTCTCGCCTTCAAAGGATTGGCACCCTATCTTTTTGAGGTAGATGCCGGCCTCTTTATTGGTGAATCGGGACGAATCAATGCACGTCTGGATGCGGAGTACGAGTACATGCTTACCCAGAAGTGGGTGTTGTCACCTGAGCTTTCGATGAACCTCTACAGTAAAGATGACGAAGAGCGTGGCATCGGTTCCGGACTCTCCGATATGTCGCTGGGACTGAGGTTACGGTACGAAATCCGGCGAGAGTTCGCACCCTACATCGGCGTCAACTGGCGCAAACAGTTTGGCGATACCGCCGACTTCACCGAAGCCGAGGACGAAGATACCAGCGATACTCAATTTGTGGTCGGAATTCGTGCCTGGTTCTGA
- a CDS encoding c-type cytochrome, which yields MKRRQLFVITLLTIGLVSCSDQKNANTISSSDPEPRLLTIQSARWYTQTQVTRGQGLYQMHCAECHKPDASGTTEWRTLDANGKLPPPPLNGTAHTWHHPLSVLRRTVRHGGVPLGGSMPGFSDKLSAEQIDAILAWIQTHWSDEIYRIWHERDNQANTRLQSIKKG from the coding sequence ATGAAGAGAAGACAATTATTTGTAATTACACTGCTGACGATCGGGTTGGTGAGTTGTAGTGACCAGAAGAACGCAAACACAATAAGTAGCAGTGATCCAGAGCCAAGATTACTAACTATTCAGTCAGCACGTTGGTATACACAAACGCAAGTCACACGGGGGCAGGGTTTATACCAAATGCACTGTGCCGAATGCCATAAACCGGACGCTTCAGGTACGACTGAGTGGCGCACCTTGGACGCCAATGGAAAACTGCCCCCACCACCACTCAATGGCACGGCTCACACCTGGCATCACCCCCTGTCCGTTCTGCGCCGTACTGTCAGACACGGCGGTGTGCCATTAGGAGGAAGCATGCCGGGTTTTTCCGACAAGCTTTCAGCTGAACAGATCGATGCCATTCTGGCATGGATACAAACTCATTGGTCGGATGAGATCTACCGCATCTGGCATGAACGCGATAATCAAGCCAACACAAGATTACAGTCCATAAAAAAGGGCTAA
- a CDS encoding efflux RND transporter periplasmic adaptor subunit → MTITKRSHAHTCNNLAGRHINPLSALLVAALVVLLLAGCSAPTDPAATDKAADPERETVEPPPSNRTPLTPVVRRNLGITFAKATYRPVQSTIAIPGHFELLTSAQHHYPVPASGRVKVHVAALDQVTRGQMLLELDAPAWRELQRELAETQASREQARAKFSRASATRKIADNLAGTEKPKGGVFAADEKAAQAAVNAASERLNRLLAEAATLTGVAENRLRKVTDGQPYWSELNHIPIRAVEDGVVREVDAASGTWVVEGTEVVHVVYPTELRFRGKALQADLVDHLRDGQSAYIHPPEGRGTTRRSDPIPGRLRIGVTGDPDTRTVDVFIDLDEAPQQPWIRPQVGAMAEIVVAGDPDMEELAIPLRAVIRDGLETVFFRRAPDDPDTVIRTVADLGSDDGRWVTVYSGLGENDEVVVDGAYQLKLATTGQKVKTGHFHTDGTFHEGED, encoded by the coding sequence GTGACTATAACCAAGCGAAGTCATGCGCACACTTGTAATAATCTTGCTGGACGCCATATAAACCCGTTATCCGCGTTGTTGGTGGCTGCACTCGTGGTGCTTCTGCTCGCCGGATGTAGCGCACCCACCGATCCGGCAGCCACGGACAAAGCCGCTGATCCTGAGCGGGAAACTGTAGAGCCGCCTCCATCCAATCGCACCCCGCTAACGCCGGTGGTAAGGCGCAATTTGGGCATCACCTTCGCCAAGGCGACCTACCGCCCGGTTCAATCGACCATCGCCATTCCCGGCCATTTCGAATTACTTACTTCCGCACAGCACCATTATCCCGTGCCGGCCTCTGGCCGGGTCAAGGTACATGTTGCTGCCCTTGATCAGGTCACACGCGGACAGATGCTGCTTGAACTCGACGCCCCCGCCTGGCGCGAGCTGCAGCGCGAGTTGGCCGAGACCCAGGCCAGTCGTGAACAGGCACGAGCCAAATTCTCTCGGGCAAGCGCAACCCGCAAGATCGCCGACAACCTCGCGGGCACTGAAAAACCTAAAGGGGGCGTATTCGCTGCCGATGAAAAAGCAGCCCAGGCTGCAGTTAATGCCGCTTCAGAACGCTTGAACCGACTACTGGCTGAGGCCGCCACCTTGACGGGTGTTGCCGAGAACAGGTTGCGAAAAGTCACGGACGGGCAACCCTACTGGAGCGAACTCAACCATATTCCCATTCGGGCTGTTGAGGATGGCGTGGTACGCGAGGTGGACGCAGCCAGCGGCACCTGGGTTGTCGAAGGCACGGAGGTGGTCCATGTCGTTTATCCCACCGAGCTTCGGTTCCGGGGCAAAGCGCTTCAGGCAGACCTCGTTGACCACCTGCGTGACGGGCAGTCTGCATACATCCACCCGCCCGAAGGGCGCGGCACTACGCGTCGCAGCGACCCCATACCCGGCCGCCTTCGCATCGGTGTTACTGGTGATCCGGACACCCGCACTGTTGACGTATTCATAGATCTTGATGAGGCGCCACAACAGCCTTGGATACGTCCCCAGGTGGGTGCGATGGCCGAAATCGTTGTCGCCGGTGACCCAGACATGGAAGAACTGGCCATCCCCTTGCGGGCGGTGATACGTGACGGACTCGAGACTGTGTTCTTTCGTCGTGCCCCCGACGACCCGGATACTGTGATCCGCACGGTGGCCGATCTGGGCTCGGATGACGGGCGCTGGGTCACTGTGTACTCGGGCCTTGGCGAGAATGACGAAGTGGTCGTCGATGGCGCCTATCAACTCAAGCTGGCGACCACGGGGCAGAAAGTAAAAACCGGGCACTTTCACACCGACGGCACCTTCCATGAGGGAGAAGACTGA
- a CDS encoding efflux RND transporter permease subunit — protein sequence MFARLIAFSLRNAALVTLASALLVGLTWYALQHLPVDVFPELNAPTVTVITESGGLTAEEVEQYISFPVESAINGLPDLRRVRSASSLGLSIVWAEFDWGVDIYRARQMVSERLDTVKADLPPDAHMQMTPVSSITGEIMLIALHSEDSRVTPMDLRSYAEFDLRNRLLTISGVSQVVAIGGYLPEYQVQIRQEALQIYGLTTAEIAEAVSRAHNLNTAGFLVNVEGLELPMRQSGRVRGIADIEQTVVAYRFGAPVTVAEVADVRLGGAFRRGAASDNGEPAVVLSIQKAPGTNTLELTHRVDALLDQIESGLPKGMKLNRDVFRQAGFIGRSVDNVTRVLYEATIIVTVILILFLMNLRTTLITLAALPISLGTALLVMWAAEMSINVMTLGGLAVAIGILVDDAIIYVENVYRRLGENAGLPEQERRHRMRVIFDACKEITQSVVFATLIICIVFVPLLFLQGLEGRFFQPLGVTYIISVMASLVVAMTLTPAMCWYLLRGRLAEVHGDTLLVRGLKHTYRPLLNLCLRFRRTTLVLALMLTALTLLFASTFGSSFLPKFNEGTYTVFLMMPPGTSLEESERVALGVEQRLLEIEGIEHVVARSGRAERDEHAEPPSSSEVEVRIADDADPGEILAQIDRVLSGLPGVTINIGQPISHRLSHVLSGTKAQIAINVYGHDLPVLRKLAKDIEIALVTVPGTRDVSANREVLVQTLGINFRLRDLARYGLSAEDAGAQVKRALFGDTVAIVNQGVRRYDLVLRLVEEQRESVKDVRNVILTGRAGALVRLHEVADIGPEQTSNLISRQNAQRKTVIATNISAGYNLGDTVQAIRAVVDPIVHAAGYTVEYGGQFQAQQSASRTILGMGALVLLIMLMLLQMAMGSLRPALLVLINLPLAMIGGVVAMFLAESANPVANLTALLGQGGRYIPPVISIASMVGFITLFGIAVRNGILLVNHFRWLIESESLELVQAIKRGSEERLVPVLMTALCAALGLIPLAMKMGEPGSELLAPLAVVVLGGLMTSTLLNMLVVPVGYLMFYSKSTASTERTDPLAEAGV from the coding sequence ATGTTCGCGCGGTTGATCGCCTTCTCACTACGCAATGCTGCCCTGGTCACTCTGGCCTCCGCCCTGCTGGTGGGCCTGACCTGGTATGCGCTGCAACACCTGCCAGTGGATGTTTTCCCGGAACTGAACGCGCCCACTGTTACCGTGATCACGGAGTCTGGTGGGCTGACTGCGGAAGAGGTCGAGCAATACATCTCGTTTCCGGTGGAAAGCGCCATCAACGGCCTACCTGATCTGCGCCGAGTACGTTCGGCCAGTTCACTCGGCCTCTCCATCGTCTGGGCCGAATTCGACTGGGGAGTGGACATCTACCGCGCACGCCAGATGGTGTCCGAACGTTTGGACACGGTGAAAGCCGACCTGCCGCCTGATGCACATATGCAGATGACCCCGGTCTCCTCGATCACCGGTGAGATCATGCTGATTGCGTTGCACAGCGAGGACTCGCGCGTCACCCCGATGGATCTGCGTTCCTATGCGGAATTCGACCTGCGTAACCGTTTGCTCACGATCTCGGGCGTGTCGCAAGTCGTTGCCATCGGTGGTTACCTGCCGGAGTACCAGGTTCAGATACGCCAGGAGGCACTGCAAATCTACGGCCTGACCACCGCTGAAATAGCCGAAGCCGTCAGCAGGGCGCACAACCTCAACACAGCCGGCTTTCTGGTCAACGTTGAGGGCTTGGAACTGCCGATGCGCCAGAGCGGAAGGGTGCGCGGTATTGCCGATATTGAACAGACCGTTGTGGCGTACCGCTTCGGGGCCCCGGTTACTGTGGCTGAGGTTGCGGATGTCCGTCTCGGTGGAGCCTTCCGACGTGGCGCCGCCTCCGACAACGGTGAGCCTGCAGTGGTCTTGTCGATCCAGAAAGCACCTGGCACCAACACGTTGGAACTGACTCACCGCGTGGACGCTTTACTCGATCAGATTGAGTCAGGCCTTCCCAAGGGCATGAAGCTGAACCGCGACGTCTTCCGCCAGGCGGGCTTCATTGGGCGCTCGGTTGACAACGTGACCCGGGTGCTCTACGAGGCGACGATAATCGTTACTGTGATCCTCATCCTGTTCCTGATGAACCTGCGAACCACTTTGATCACCTTGGCAGCCCTGCCTATTTCTTTGGGCACGGCACTGCTGGTGATGTGGGCGGCAGAGATGAGTATCAACGTGATGACCCTGGGAGGGCTGGCTGTAGCCATCGGTATCCTGGTGGACGATGCCATCATCTACGTGGAGAACGTTTATCGGCGCCTGGGCGAAAATGCCGGGCTGCCGGAGCAGGAACGCAGGCACCGAATGCGGGTAATTTTCGATGCTTGCAAGGAGATCACCCAATCAGTGGTCTTCGCCACCCTTATCATCTGTATCGTTTTTGTACCGCTGCTGTTTCTGCAAGGGCTGGAAGGACGCTTCTTTCAGCCCCTTGGCGTCACTTACATCATCTCCGTGATGGCATCACTGGTGGTTGCCATGACCCTGACGCCGGCCATGTGCTGGTACCTGTTACGCGGTCGCCTGGCCGAAGTACATGGCGACACCCTGCTGGTTCGCGGCCTAAAACATACCTATCGGCCACTGCTGAACCTGTGCCTGCGTTTTCGACGTACCACGCTGGTCCTGGCTCTGATGCTGACGGCATTGACGCTTTTATTTGCCAGCACATTCGGCTCCAGTTTCCTGCCCAAATTCAACGAGGGAACCTATACCGTGTTTCTGATGATGCCACCGGGTACCTCGCTGGAGGAATCCGAACGGGTTGCCTTGGGCGTGGAACAGCGCCTTTTGGAGATAGAGGGCATCGAGCATGTGGTGGCACGCAGCGGACGGGCCGAACGCGACGAACACGCGGAGCCCCCTTCGAGTTCAGAGGTTGAGGTACGCATCGCCGACGATGCCGATCCAGGCGAAATATTGGCTCAGATAGACCGGGTGCTTTCCGGCCTGCCCGGGGTGACTATCAACATTGGACAACCGATCTCTCACCGTCTTTCGCACGTGCTCTCCGGCACCAAGGCGCAGATCGCCATCAACGTGTACGGTCATGACCTGCCAGTGTTGCGCAAACTGGCCAAAGACATTGAGATAGCCCTTGTCACGGTTCCAGGCACACGTGACGTAAGCGCAAACCGCGAGGTATTGGTGCAGACCCTGGGGATCAATTTCCGTCTGCGTGACCTGGCCCGTTACGGACTCAGTGCAGAAGACGCCGGGGCACAGGTCAAACGGGCCCTTTTTGGCGATACTGTCGCCATAGTCAACCAGGGTGTGCGACGTTATGACCTGGTATTGCGCCTGGTCGAGGAACAGCGTGAATCAGTCAAGGATGTTCGAAACGTGATCCTGACTGGCAGGGCCGGCGCCCTGGTGCGCCTGCACGAAGTCGCCGACATTGGCCCAGAGCAGACATCCAACCTGATCTCACGCCAGAACGCACAACGCAAGACGGTGATCGCCACCAATATCTCCGCTGGCTACAACCTGGGTGACACCGTGCAGGCGATACGCGCAGTAGTCGATCCCATCGTTCACGCGGCCGGTTACACAGTCGAGTACGGTGGACAGTTTCAGGCCCAGCAATCGGCCAGTCGGACTATCCTTGGCATGGGAGCTCTGGTGCTCTTAATCATGCTCATGTTGCTGCAAATGGCCATGGGCAGCCTGCGTCCCGCATTGCTGGTCTTGATCAACCTCCCCCTGGCCATGATTGGAGGGGTAGTCGCCATGTTCCTTGCCGAGTCAGCCAACCCGGTCGCCAATCTGACGGCGCTGTTGGGACAAGGAGGGCGATACATCCCCCCGGTAATTTCCATTGCCAGCATGGTGGGTTTCATCACCCTGTTTGGCATAGCGGTGCGCAACGGCATCCTGCTTGTCAATCATTTCCGCTGGTTGATAGAGAGTGAGTCGCTTGAGTTGGTGCAGGCGATCAAGCGTGGCAGCGAAGAACGCCTTGTTCCGGTACTTATGACGGCACTGTGTGCTGCTTTGGGCCTCATCCCGCTGGCAATGAAGATGGGCGAACCAGGTTCCGAACTGCTGGCACCACTGGCCGTGGTGGTGCTCGGCGGCCTGATGACATCAACCTTGCTCAACATGCTCGTCGTCCCTGTCGGCTATCTGATGTTCTACTCCAAATCGACAGCGAGTACCGAGCGAACAGACCCATTGGCAGAGGCCGGTGTATGA